One region of Triticum aestivum cultivar Chinese Spring chromosome 6B, IWGSC CS RefSeq v2.1, whole genome shotgun sequence genomic DNA includes:
- the LOC123137389 gene encoding uncharacterized protein: MDRSCYFPLRWESTGDQWWYASPIDWAAADGHYDIVRQLLHLDPNLLIKLTSLRRIRRLEALWDDDARFVHAPRHRASVARGLLLECECKHGAENTLLRAGYGGWLLYTAASAGDAGFVQELLDRDPLLVFGEGEYGVTDMFYAAARGGNADLFRMLLDHAMSPRCSTYGRDGDGAGGRASVFRLEMMSRAVHAAARGGSVRMLKELIDGRSDVSAYLDIRGSTVLHAAAGRGQLEVVKYLMASFDMINSTDNQGNTALHVAAYRGHLPVVNELVAASPSAISAVNNAGDTFLHSAIAGFRTPGFRRLDRQLELTKHLIQERAADIGKIINLRNDAGLTALHMAVVGCVHPDLVELLMTTPSIDLNVQDADGMTPLALLKEQLRSTTSERLIKQIVSAGGVLSSSVLRSRSAVVSQIKMRGGIAISPGTMFRISDAEILLHSGIAATESRRASSCSSDGKCDPVHADANGEGDENHGSSEKRLSSASRAKDRLKMMLRWPRHRDKMSRTPRKSEDGGPLDTIQKLNKHVADTPTPLRQAFTKTTGLNNKRTLAVKSSVPSSASKKKLIHGIMEAMPHLAASSASTRSPPSTLPRSSMSSAPTSTKLKDICFEEDESTMVTPPFGKLKDIILDNDDGADEPSCSNSSLADEGVGVAARRNHGCGNGRLINICFGAQGLTVEDSASGQQTSKMFKQQCLRVS, from the exons ATGGACCGCTCCTGCTACTTCCCGCTACGGTGGGAGAGCACCGGCGACCAGTGGTGGTACGCCTCGCCCATCGACTGGGCGGCGGCCGACGGCCACTACGACATCGTCCGCCAGCTGCTGCACCTCGACCCCAACCTGCTCATCAAGCTCACCTCGctccgccggatccgccgcctcgAGGCGCTCTGGGACGACGACGCACGCTTCGTCCAcgcgccgcgccaccgcgcctccGTCGCCCGGGGCCTGCTGCTGGAGTGTGAGTGCAAGCACGGCGCCGAGAACACGCTGCTCCGGGCCGGCTACGGCGGCTGGCTGCTCTACACGGCCGCGTCCGCGGGGGACGCGGGCTTCGTGCAGGAGCTGCTGGACAGGGACCCGCTGCTCGTCTTCGGCGAGGGCGAGTACGGCGTCACCGACATGTTCtacgcggcggcgaggggcggcaacGCCGACCTGTTCAGGATGCTGCTGGACCATGCCATGTCCCCGAGGTGCTCGACGTATGGTCGCGACGGGGATGGCGCCGGCGGCCGCGCCTCGGTGTTCCGGCTGGAGATGATGAGCAGGGCTGTACACGCTGCCGCGAGAGGAGGGAGCGTGCGCATGCTGAAGGAGCTCATCGACGGTCGCTCCGACGTGTCGGCGTACCTTGATATCCGTGGATCCACCGTGCTTCATGCTGCTGCTGGGAGAGGGCAGCTCGAG GTTGTCAAGTACCTGATGGCCTCTTTCGACATGATCAACTCAACTGACAACCAAGGGAACACTGCACTACATGTAGCGGCCTACCGAGGGCATCTGCCCGTTGTAAACGAACTGGTTGCTGCATCTCCATCAGCCATATCAGCTGTCAACAATGCAGGTGATACGTTCCTCCACTCGGCGATCGCAGGGTTCCGAACCCCGGGGTTCCGCCGCCTCGACCGGCAACTGGAGCTCACCAAGCATCTCATTCAAGAGAGAGCCGCAGACATCGGGAAGATCATCAACCTGAGAAACGACGCGGGCCTTACCGCCCTACACATGGCTGTGGTTGGCTGCGTGCATCCGGACCTCGTCGAGCTCCTGATGACCACGCCGTCCATCGACCTTAACGTCCAAGACGCTGACGGCATGACCCCGCTGGCGCTGCTCAAGGAGCAGCTGCGATCAACCACGTCGGAGAGACTCATCAAGCAGATAGTCTCCGCCGGAGGGGTGCTGAGCTCGAGCGTGCTGAGAAGCCGGTCGGCCGTCGTTTCGCAGATAAAGATGCGGGGAGGGATCGCGATCAGTCCGGGCACCATGTTCAGGATATCGGATGCGGAGATATTGTTGCACTCGGGCATTGCGGCGACGGAGTCCCGAAGGGCTAGCTCGTGCTCTAGCGATGGCAAGTGTGACCCTGTACATGCGGATGCAAACGGCGAAGGTGATGAGAACCATGGATCGTCGGAGAAGAGGCTCAGCTCTGCCAGCCGAGCCAAGGACCGTCTCAAGATGATGCTGCGGTGGCCTCGCCACAGGGACAAGATGTCCAGGACGCCGAGGAAATCCGAGGACGGCGGCCCGCTGGACACCATCCAGAAGCTGAACAAGCATGTCGCCGACACCCCGACTCCGCTCAGGCAGGCCTTCACCAAGACGACGGGGCTCAACAACAAGCGCACGCTCGCGGTCAAAAGCTCCGTCCCCAGCTCGGCCAGCAAGAAGAAGCTCATCCACGGCATCATGGAGGCCATGCCGCACCTCGCGGCGTCGTCGGCATCGACCCGGTCCCCGCCGAGCACCCTCCCGAGGTCCTCCATGTCATCCGCGCCGACGTCCACCAAGCTCAAGGACATCTGCTTCGAAGAAGACGAGAGCACGATGGTGACGCCGCCGTTCGGCAAGCTCAAGGACATCATCCTGGACAACGACGACGGCGCGGACGAGCCGTCGTGCTCGAACTCATCCTTGGCCGACGAGGGGGTCGGCGTGGCCGCCCGGAGGAACCACGGCTGCGGGAACGGGAGGCTCATCAACATCTGCTTCGGCGCGCAGGGGCTCACGGTGGAAGACTCTGCCAGCGGGCAGCAGACGAGCAAGATGTTCAAGCAGCAGTGCCTCCGGGTGTCCTGA